The following coding sequences lie in one Paracidovorax avenae genomic window:
- a CDS encoding transporter substrate-binding domain-containing protein, producing the protein MTLFAYVIEPPFNELAADGSLTGCDVEVARTVLRAAGLLPFQPVETTFAELLPGLAAGRWQMTTGLFVTEQRQRLVSFSRPIWALADGMLVARGNPLALDGYRSVALDPDCRLAVVRDQIQHRTAHEDFAIPAARIQLYDSYAEAAEAVSNGRADAYASVARAHTAFALQNPAARVQTVVVPAAEKPPAFGAFAFARNDGDLLQRVDAVLDRYLGSPEHRRMLGRFGFTDQEIDLVV; encoded by the coding sequence ATGACCCTCTTCGCCTACGTCATCGAACCGCCCTTCAATGAGCTTGCGGCCGACGGCAGCTTGACCGGCTGCGATGTGGAAGTGGCCCGGACGGTGCTGCGGGCTGCCGGACTATTGCCCTTCCAACCCGTTGAAACCACCTTTGCCGAACTTCTGCCGGGTCTCGCGGCGGGGCGGTGGCAGATGACCACCGGACTATTCGTCACCGAGCAAAGGCAGCGCCTGGTGAGTTTCAGCCGGCCGATCTGGGCGCTGGCCGATGGCATGCTGGTCGCCCGAGGCAATCCGCTGGCCCTGGACGGCTACCGGTCCGTCGCCCTGGATCCCGACTGCCGCCTGGCCGTGGTGCGTGACCAGATCCAGCACCGGACGGCCCACGAAGACTTCGCCATACCGGCCGCCAGGATCCAGCTCTACGACAGCTATGCGGAAGCCGCCGAGGCGGTATCGAATGGCCGGGCCGACGCTTATGCCAGCGTTGCCCGTGCCCATACGGCCTTCGCCCTGCAGAACCCTGCAGCCAGAGTGCAGACGGTGGTCGTCCCCGCGGCGGAAAAGCCGCCGGCGTTCGGCGCCTTCGCCTTCGCCCGGAATGACGGCGATTTGCTCCAACGGGTGGATGCCGTCCTGGACCGTTACCTCGGTAGTCCGGAACACCGCCGGATGCTGGGGCGCTTCGGCTTCACCGACCAGGAAATCGATCTGGTTGTCTAG